Proteins encoded by one window of Arachis ipaensis cultivar K30076 chromosome B04, Araip1.1, whole genome shotgun sequence:
- the LOC107639213 gene encoding ankyrin repeat-containing protein NPR4 isoform X2, which produces MIEQDDRLLRAAIVKRSEKTLLQVAAGSNHVHFVQELLKKLDPHDLELKDKNKNNAFCSAAASGNMKIADMMIKKNSELPRKRGGVGMTPLYLAALQGKNGMTRHLFPMTSDILDEEDKRFIFFLLLDNGLYDLALQMLEENEELASAQNDENETGLHILARKPADFTHQGPWNLRNLVMGSSVTPLIKLVRKLWNILVMNHTETKLRELISLPTQITFDATKLGNFKFVAELMRADPDLMWEVDAKNRSIIHIAVLHRNSSIFNLIHEIGAIKDLIVTFEDHEKNNMLHHAAKLAPSAQLKRISGPALQMTHELLWFQEVEKIMLPSYKDLKNYDGKTPHALFTEEHKDLLTEAASWTKNTAKNCMLVSTLIATGVFAATFNLPGGRNSTTGTPTYLTQPLFLTFAISDAIALISSSASILMFLSILDSSYAEDNYFRSLPFKLLFGLIAQFVSITSMMIAFGVSSFITYYHGSNWVPIFISILAFLPIPFFTLILFPLSTDIIHSSYFCLTLFRPRERLLC; this is translated from the exons ATGATAGAGCAAGATGATAGACTGCTAAGAGCAGCCATAGTAAAGAGGAGTGAGAAAACACTACTCCAAGTTGCAGCAGGATCAAACCATGTTCACTTTGTACAAGAGCTTCTAAAAAAACTTGATCCACATGATCTCGAACTGAAAGATAAGAACAAGAACAATGCCTTTTGCTCCGCGGCCGCATCCGGGAACATGAAGATCGCTGATATGATGATCAAGAAAAATAGTGAGCTACCAAGGAAAAGGGGTGGTGTAGGGATGACTCCTCTTTACTTGGCTGCATTACAGGGGAAAAATGGTATGACAAGGCATCTGTTTCCCATGACTAGTGACATATTAGATGAAGAAGACAAGAGGTttatcttcttccttcttctcgaCAATGGTTTGTATG ATTTGGCTTTACAAATGTTGGAAGAAAATGAAGAGCTAGCTTCAGCTCAGAATGATGAGAATGAGACGGGTTTGCATATCTTGGCTCGAAAGCCTGCTGATTTTACCCATCAAGGTCCATGGAATCTTAGAAACCTGGTCATGGGATCAA GTGTGACTCCATTGATCAAACTTGTTAGGAAACTTTGGAACATACTTGTCATGAATCACACAGAGACAAAGCTAAGGGAATTGATAAGTCTTCCAACACAAATAACATTCGATGCCACAAAACTaggaaattttaagtttgttgctGAGCTTATGAGAGCAGATCCTGATTTGATGTGGGAAGTGGATGCTAAAAATCGAAGCATAATCCACATTGCTGTTCTGCATCGCAATTCGAGTATATTCAATCTTATACATGAAATAGGTGCCATCAAAGATTTGATTGTTACTTTTGAAGACCATGAAAAGAACAATATGTTGCATCATGCTGCAAAATTAGCACCTTCAGCTCAGCTCAAACGAATTTCTGGACCGGCTCTTCAAATGACACATGAACTACTATGGTTCCAG GAAGTGGAAAAAATAATGTTACCATCATacaaggatttgaaaaattacgaTGGCAAAACACCCCATGCATTATTCACTGAGGAGCACAAAGACTTATTAACAGAGGCAGCATCATGGACAAAGAACACAGCCAAAAACTGCATGCTTGTTTCAACACTCATTGCCACCGGAGTCTTCGCTGCAACCTTCAACCTCCCCGGTGGCCGCAACAGCACCACGGGAACCCCAACCTATTTAACACAACCATTGTTCCTTACATTCGCCATCTCCGACGCAATCGCTCTTATATCATCTTCAGCTTCAATACTAATGTTCTTGTCCATTCTCGACTCAAGTTATGCAGAGGATAACTACTTCAGATCATTGCCTTTCAAGCTTCTATTTGGGTTGATTGCTCAATTCGTTTCCATCACAAGCATGATGATAGCGTTTGGTGTTTCTTCTTTCATCACATATTACCACGGTTCAAACTGGGTTCCAATTTTCATTTCCATTCTTGCTTTTCTGCCAATACCGTTTTTCACACTGATTCTGTTTCCACTATCGACAGATATTATCCATTCATCTTATTTTTGTTTGACATTGTTTCGTCCAAGAGAACGATTGCTTTGCTGA
- the LOC107639213 gene encoding ankyrin repeat-containing protein NPR4 isoform X1, which produces MAKAVANSTAAAASQVEMVGIIASSQSSPQSHVVQIVSNDECSSSELIQDNGIYFEKCVPLLKVALKGDWNAAKHMIEQDDRLLRAAIVKRSEKTLLQVAAGSNHVHFVQELLKKLDPHDLELKDKNKNNAFCSAAASGNMKIADMMIKKNSELPRKRGGVGMTPLYLAALQGKNGMTRHLFPMTSDILDEEDKRFIFFLLLDNGLYDLALQMLEENEELASAQNDENETGLHILARKPADFTHQGPWNLRNLVMGSSVTPLIKLVRKLWNILVMNHTETKLRELISLPTQITFDATKLGNFKFVAELMRADPDLMWEVDAKNRSIIHIAVLHRNSSIFNLIHEIGAIKDLIVTFEDHEKNNMLHHAAKLAPSAQLKRISGPALQMTHELLWFQEVEKIMLPSYKDLKNYDGKTPHALFTEEHKDLLTEAASWTKNTAKNCMLVSTLIATGVFAATFNLPGGRNSTTGTPTYLTQPLFLTFAISDAIALISSSASILMFLSILDSSYAEDNYFRSLPFKLLFGLIAQFVSITSMMIAFGVSSFITYYHGSNWVPIFISILAFLPIPFFTLILFPLSTDIIHSSYFCLTLFRPRERLLC; this is translated from the exons atggcaaaggCAGTTGCTAActcaacagcagcagcagcatcaCAAGTAGAGATGGTTGGTATTATTGCTTCTTCTCAATCATCACCCCAATCACATGTAGTGCAGATTGTTTCAAATGATGAATGCTCTTCCTCTGAACTAATACAAGATAATg GGATATACTTCGAAAAATGCGTACCCCTTTTAAAGGTAGCATTAAAAGGAGATTGGAATGCAGCTAAGCACATGATAGAGCAAGATGATAGACTGCTAAGAGCAGCCATAGTAAAGAGGAGTGAGAAAACACTACTCCAAGTTGCAGCAGGATCAAACCATGTTCACTTTGTACAAGAGCTTCTAAAAAAACTTGATCCACATGATCTCGAACTGAAAGATAAGAACAAGAACAATGCCTTTTGCTCCGCGGCCGCATCCGGGAACATGAAGATCGCTGATATGATGATCAAGAAAAATAGTGAGCTACCAAGGAAAAGGGGTGGTGTAGGGATGACTCCTCTTTACTTGGCTGCATTACAGGGGAAAAATGGTATGACAAGGCATCTGTTTCCCATGACTAGTGACATATTAGATGAAGAAGACAAGAGGTttatcttcttccttcttctcgaCAATGGTTTGTATG ATTTGGCTTTACAAATGTTGGAAGAAAATGAAGAGCTAGCTTCAGCTCAGAATGATGAGAATGAGACGGGTTTGCATATCTTGGCTCGAAAGCCTGCTGATTTTACCCATCAAGGTCCATGGAATCTTAGAAACCTGGTCATGGGATCAA GTGTGACTCCATTGATCAAACTTGTTAGGAAACTTTGGAACATACTTGTCATGAATCACACAGAGACAAAGCTAAGGGAATTGATAAGTCTTCCAACACAAATAACATTCGATGCCACAAAACTaggaaattttaagtttgttgctGAGCTTATGAGAGCAGATCCTGATTTGATGTGGGAAGTGGATGCTAAAAATCGAAGCATAATCCACATTGCTGTTCTGCATCGCAATTCGAGTATATTCAATCTTATACATGAAATAGGTGCCATCAAAGATTTGATTGTTACTTTTGAAGACCATGAAAAGAACAATATGTTGCATCATGCTGCAAAATTAGCACCTTCAGCTCAGCTCAAACGAATTTCTGGACCGGCTCTTCAAATGACACATGAACTACTATGGTTCCAG GAAGTGGAAAAAATAATGTTACCATCATacaaggatttgaaaaattacgaTGGCAAAACACCCCATGCATTATTCACTGAGGAGCACAAAGACTTATTAACAGAGGCAGCATCATGGACAAAGAACACAGCCAAAAACTGCATGCTTGTTTCAACACTCATTGCCACCGGAGTCTTCGCTGCAACCTTCAACCTCCCCGGTGGCCGCAACAGCACCACGGGAACCCCAACCTATTTAACACAACCATTGTTCCTTACATTCGCCATCTCCGACGCAATCGCTCTTATATCATCTTCAGCTTCAATACTAATGTTCTTGTCCATTCTCGACTCAAGTTATGCAGAGGATAACTACTTCAGATCATTGCCTTTCAAGCTTCTATTTGGGTTGATTGCTCAATTCGTTTCCATCACAAGCATGATGATAGCGTTTGGTGTTTCTTCTTTCATCACATATTACCACGGTTCAAACTGGGTTCCAATTTTCATTTCCATTCTTGCTTTTCTGCCAATACCGTTTTTCACACTGATTCTGTTTCCACTATCGACAGATATTATCCATTCATCTTATTTTTGTTTGACATTGTTTCGTCCAAGAGAACGATTGCTTTGCTGA